A single Pseudomonas sp. MM223 DNA region contains:
- the wbpI gene encoding UDP-2,3-diacetamido-2,3-dideoxy-D-glucuronate 2-epimerase (*Name wbpI) → MKVLTVIGARPQFIKASVVSHVISTLPGVDEVVVHTGQHFDSNMSDVFFQELGMITPAYQLDIHGGSHGDMTGRMLIEIEKVLLQERPDVVLVYGDTNSTLAGALAAVKLHIPVAHVEAGLRSFNMTMPEEVNRILTDRVSRWMFTPTATAVDHLKAEGVNAANIIPVGDVMYDVAKFHGERVDASGRIMAKLGLKKDRFVLATVHRAENTDDPARLTAIVEAFRDLSTDLPIVWPVHPRTKAVLQKRGQLDEMPANLHLIDPVGYLDMVQLEKHAALIATDSGGVQKEAFFYGVPCVTLRDETEWVELVEAGWNRLVSPKFAHEVASVVRQALGSKGAAVQPYGEGNAAELIIRRLVEDLA, encoded by the coding sequence ATGAAAGTTTTAACCGTTATCGGTGCACGCCCACAGTTCATCAAGGCAAGTGTAGTAAGTCATGTTATTTCCACGCTTCCAGGTGTGGATGAGGTCGTCGTTCACACTGGCCAGCACTTCGATTCAAACATGTCCGACGTGTTCTTCCAAGAGTTGGGGATGATAACCCCAGCCTACCAGCTTGATATTCACGGTGGGAGTCATGGTGACATGACTGGCAGGATGCTTATCGAGATTGAGAAGGTACTGCTTCAAGAGCGCCCCGATGTCGTGCTTGTATACGGTGATACCAACTCAACGCTTGCGGGCGCGTTGGCCGCCGTCAAGCTTCATATCCCTGTCGCTCACGTCGAAGCTGGCCTGCGTTCGTTCAACATGACGATGCCCGAAGAAGTGAATCGTATTCTCACTGATCGAGTATCCCGTTGGATGTTCACACCAACCGCTACAGCCGTAGATCACTTAAAAGCCGAAGGTGTCAACGCTGCCAACATCATCCCGGTGGGTGATGTAATGTACGACGTCGCCAAATTCCACGGTGAACGTGTTGATGCCAGTGGGCGAATCATGGCCAAGCTTGGTCTGAAGAAGGACAGGTTTGTATTGGCAACTGTCCACCGTGCCGAAAACACTGACGATCCTGCTCGTCTTACCGCAATTGTTGAAGCTTTCCGCGATCTATCTACCGACTTACCGATCGTATGGCCGGTGCATCCGAGAACCAAAGCTGTTCTGCAGAAGCGTGGTCAGTTGGATGAAATGCCAGCAAACTTGCACCTCATCGACCCAGTCGGTTATCTGGACATGGTGCAGCTTGAAAAACATGCGGCACTCATTGCCACTGATTCGGGCGGTGTCCAGAAAGAGGCGTTCTTCTACGGTGTCCCATGTGTAACTTTGCGTGATGAAACCGAATGGGTCGAGTTGGTCGAGGCAGGCTGGAACCGGCTGGTATCACCGAAATTTGCACATGAGGTAGCATCTGTCGTTCGCCAAGCGTTGGGCAGCAAAGGCGCGGCAGTGCAACCCTACGGCGAGGGGAATGCGGCCGAGCTGATCATCCGACGTCTTGTCGAGGATCTTGCTTAA
- the epsL gene encoding putative sugar transferase EpsL (*Name epsL) → MVKFRTMRDAYDKNGAPLPDSQRMTPFGSFLRSSSLDELPELWNVLKGDMSLVGPRPLLMEYLPLYNERQYQRHQVRPGVTGWAQINGRNALGWPEKFELDVWYVENRSLWLDIKIIALTVKKVVKRDDINASGEATMPKFTGKE, encoded by the coding sequence ATGGTCAAGTTCCGCACGATGCGAGATGCCTATGACAAAAACGGTGCCCCATTGCCCGATTCGCAACGCATGACGCCTTTCGGCAGCTTCCTGCGTTCTAGCAGCCTGGATGAGTTGCCTGAGTTATGGAATGTGCTTAAGGGTGACATGAGCCTTGTAGGGCCCCGGCCACTGTTGATGGAATATCTGCCGCTCTATAACGAGCGGCAGTACCAGCGTCATCAGGTGCGGCCAGGTGTTACCGGGTGGGCCCAAATCAATGGTCGTAACGCGTTGGGTTGGCCTGAAAAATTCGAATTGGATGTTTGGTATGTAGAAAATCGTTCGCTTTGGCTAGATATCAAGATTATCGCTTTGACCGTCAAGAAAGTTGTAAAGAGAGACGACATCAACGCCAGCGGCGAGGCCACCATGCCTAAATTTACAGGCAAAGAGTAA
- the pglD gene encoding UDP-N-acetylbacillosamine N-acetyltransferase (*Name pglD), which yields MRKLAILGASGHGKVVADTAEACGWTEIVFFDDAWPSRTSNGVWAVVGTGEDFFEKAHQFDGVLVGIGNNAIRQSKLATLALKGAPLATLIHPDAYVSRHATVGAGTVVFAGAVLNIGASVGIGGILNTGCSVDHDCALGDAVHISPGARLAGSVAVGQCSWVGIGACVKQMINIAADVVVGAGAAVVSDVGEGMTVVGVPARNLE from the coding sequence ATGAGAAAACTCGCGATTCTTGGTGCCAGTGGGCATGGGAAAGTGGTTGCGGATACCGCTGAGGCTTGCGGTTGGACGGAGATCGTATTCTTTGACGACGCGTGGCCCTCCCGTACATCCAATGGTGTTTGGGCGGTAGTGGGTACGGGCGAGGACTTTTTTGAAAAGGCCCATCAATTTGATGGGGTTCTGGTTGGCATTGGCAACAACGCTATACGCCAGTCGAAGCTCGCAACGCTGGCCCTAAAGGGTGCTCCGTTGGCTACGCTTATCCACCCAGATGCTTACGTGAGTCGGCATGCCACTGTTGGGGCCGGAACGGTGGTTTTCGCAGGCGCGGTACTCAATATCGGAGCCTCCGTGGGGATAGGCGGAATTTTGAACACAGGTTGCAGCGTTGACCACGACTGTGCCCTAGGCGACGCCGTCCATATCAGCCCAGGCGCCCGGCTTGCAGGTAGTGTAGCGGTAGGTCAGTGCTCATGGGTGGGTATCGGTGCTTGCGTGAAGCAGATGATTAACATCGCTGCTGACGTGGTAGTAGGCGCTGGAGCCGCTGTTGTGTCTGATGTCGGCGAGGGAATGACAGTGGTTGGAGTGCCAGCCCGAAACTTAGAATAA
- the per gene encoding GDP-perosamine synthase (*Name per), with the protein MLNTPFSPWPSFSEEEANCARDIILSNKVNYWTGQECRQFEREFAAWAGTDFAVAVANGTVALDLALLALGIGAGDEVIVTSRTFLASVSSIINAGAVPVFADVNADSQNIDASTISAVLSARTKAIICVHLAGWPCDMDPIMALAAEHDIRVIEDCAQAHGALYKGRAVGSIGDIGAWSFCQDKIMTTGGEGGMVTTNNRELWSIMWSFKDHGKSWDAVYDRQHAPGFRWLHESFGTNWRMLEVQGGIGRIQLKRMPQWHQSRLSNARRIWDCAKGLPGLRVPETPVDFVHAAYKCYVFVEPEQLAEGWSRDRILNEINLLGVPCFSGSCSEVYLEKAFDGTGWRPEQSLPVARQLGETSLMFLVHPTLTETEIAKTCEMLTQVMYDATGR; encoded by the coding sequence ATGCTGAATACCCCCTTTTCCCCTTGGCCGTCGTTCTCTGAAGAGGAAGCAAACTGCGCGCGCGACATCATTTTGTCCAATAAGGTCAATTACTGGACAGGGCAGGAGTGCCGTCAGTTCGAGCGTGAGTTCGCCGCTTGGGCTGGGACCGATTTTGCAGTCGCTGTTGCCAACGGTACGGTGGCCCTTGACTTGGCTCTGCTGGCCTTGGGGATTGGGGCGGGGGACGAGGTTATCGTAACCTCCCGGACCTTCCTGGCTTCGGTTTCCAGCATCATCAATGCTGGTGCTGTTCCTGTCTTTGCCGATGTGAATGCGGATTCTCAGAATATCGATGCATCCACGATCAGCGCGGTGCTGTCTGCTCGTACCAAAGCCATCATCTGCGTACATCTGGCGGGATGGCCATGTGACATGGACCCTATCATGGCTCTAGCGGCTGAGCATGATATTCGTGTAATTGAAGATTGCGCGCAGGCTCATGGTGCGCTGTACAAAGGCCGAGCGGTGGGTTCCATTGGTGATATCGGCGCGTGGTCATTCTGCCAGGACAAGATCATGACCACGGGCGGTGAAGGCGGCATGGTAACCACGAATAACCGCGAGCTATGGTCGATAATGTGGTCGTTCAAGGATCACGGCAAGAGCTGGGACGCGGTCTATGATCGTCAGCACGCGCCCGGTTTCCGGTGGTTGCACGAGAGCTTTGGTACCAATTGGCGAATGCTTGAGGTACAAGGCGGCATCGGCAGAATTCAACTGAAGCGCATGCCTCAATGGCATCAATCGCGTTTGAGCAATGCTCGCCGCATCTGGGATTGTGCCAAAGGATTACCTGGATTGCGAGTTCCTGAAACTCCGGTTGACTTCGTGCATGCTGCCTATAAGTGCTACGTGTTCGTGGAGCCCGAGCAGCTAGCCGAAGGGTGGAGCCGTGATCGCATTCTGAACGAAATCAATTTGTTGGGCGTGCCGTGTTTTTCAGGCTCGTGCTCTGAGGTTTATCTCGAAAAAGCATTCGATGGGACCGGCTGGCGCCCGGAGCAAAGTTTGCCGGTCGCTCGGCAATTGGGTGAAACCAGCCTGATGTTCCTAGTTCACCCCACTTTGACTGAAACCGAGATCGCAAAGACTTGCGAGATGTTGACCCAGGTAATGTACGACGCGACTGGTCGATGA